gcaagacttctgcatcctcgaagggcaagagttctgcatccagcaagggcaagagttctgcatcgacggagggcaagaggaccgcatcgtcgaagggcaagaaggctgcatcaacggaggatgacgatgatgacttcatgtagtatgtaagatgtattccAGTTGTACCGTTTCATTCAGATGTatttgcattattagtttgtattgtattattgtagggcattatgttctatctgaatttcattttgtagtatgtaagatgtattgcACAAGTTCAACTGGAATAAGAATGCGAATTAATAGTAATATGTCTCTCGCATACATAAAACAATATATGTCTCCTCATCAGATAGAAGGAAGTGCGATAGTAATACATACATGAAGCATGTCTCATACATAAATACTGACACACATATGCGAATAGTCTGAAACTAACATAGATAATGAGTCATACATAGATAGATAAGCATATCACTGCGGGGGACGGCGACGAGTCTGGGTCTTCCTCAGGCGAGGACCGGAAGGCGATAAGCGCTGAGGCGGTGGACGAGGCTCGCGATAACCACGACCATAGTTAACCTCGTCTGTCACGGTCTGTGTCTCCtgcgtcggtggtggtggtggagtgtgaaacactgtctgcGAGAAGCCATAAATGTTTGTAGCATGGTCATCATCCTCGCGGTCGCCCTCAAAGTAATCAGCACCACCACTAAGGATGGGTGACTGCTCTGAATGCATGAACGGTTGCGACTGGTTGCCGCCTGCGGTAAAGTAAAACATGTAAAGTTGATACAAATTCATGAACGATTACTACTCTGTTGAAAAGAATGTAGTGAGTAGGGTTACCTAGTTCCATCTGCTGATGCCAGTAAGCGCTCCctagctgtgaaggaggtggctcatgccaggaagagctccctggctgtgaaggaggtggctcatgccaggaagagctccctggctgtgaaggaggtggctcatgccaggaagagctccctggctgtgaaggaggtggctcatgccaggaagagttccctggctgtgaaggatgaGGTTCTTCACGGTGCACAGAAGGTCGTGGTTGTGAACGGtgcacagagggtcgtggttctgaatGCTGTACAGAGGGACGTGGCGGACGATGTGCTGGAGGAGGAAGTGCAACATCTGAAGACCATCTACACGTAACAGCTGCCTAAATCCCGCGTAGCTTGTCATCAAGACGCCTCAACCATGAGACGCCCTCTCGCGGTGGGATAGTTTCTCCCCTCTGATAGCGCCGCATTAAAGCGGAAACCTCCTCTCGCGCCTGTACTGTCAAGTCATCCTGTAGATGAAGAGTTAACCAATTATATCCTCGTTGTATGATAGACACCACGAATAGACATCCCAGTTTAACAAAAGACTCAACATATAAGAACCAAGGCATTTACCGCGTGGTGTCTGGTTCCCACAACAGAGGAAGTTGGGTACATATCGCTGGTGAGAGGGGCTTCGATCTGATCAGGAGCAGCTGATGGAACCAAGTAGATCCTCGTTGTATGCCGGTAACGCTGCAGATACAACCCGAACATTTCCCAGTTAAAGGCCCGAACCTCACCCCAGATATTTGTCGCAGCGGTAGTCCATTCGTCAACGTAAGGGGTAACGCTCTTAAGCCAGTAATCCATCGACTTGTTTCCTCCTAGGCGACTGTCCCTGATATTGACATGCGTGATACATGATTAGGTATATTATGAATGTATAGCTGACAACTAAAATAGTATTAGTACTTACTTGTGCACGTGGTCTGGCAAGTGTGGAATATCTGGAATCTCAGGCTCTTGATATAGACCGAACTGTCTCATCACCCTATGAATAGACATCTCCTCAACCGTCACATCGAACAccaacttggccttggtcatccaaAAGTGCCGATCTCTAGTGCATAATCCAGAAATCCCAACTGGGTACCTCGATGATATAGCCTGAGCCGAGTATGGCTCCCAGATAACTTGATCCTCGTGCAAACTATCAAACTGCACCGTGAAGGACGGGTAGCATCCCCTAACCTGACTATGCGCAAATTGTCTCTGTGCATGACAACAAATAAGTATTAGTAATACTATTGAATGGCAAGAAATAATTGAATTAAATATTACTTAATATAAAAGTACCTCTCGTCGTGCCCAAACAGATCCCATAGTAGGTAAATCGCCGATAGCAGGCACATAAGCCCCAACTAAGTCCTCCAAACCAAAAGGTTTATCAACGTAGACATAGGGTCGTCCAATAGGGAATCTCTCGTATGACCAGAGCTGCAACAATAATGGACATCCAACAACACCAGATTTTCTAGACTTCAACAAGCAAGCTTTGCACAGGCCTCTGTACGTAGCCGCTAACACAGCAGAACCAAAACTCCTCTGTAGAATATCCGCAGGGCAACGTGCGTCAGCTATCTCTCGTGCAATACCGATGAGTCGTGCATCGACAGTGGTCACGTGGTTCTCCGTAAACATCGTCTTGCCGAACAGCCAAAGAATATATGCCTCTAGGGACCGGTCAATCTGTGCCTCCGACAACTGAACATCGGGATATCCTAACGAGACAATCTACATAGAAACGTAATAATTGTATGAAAATCGGGCAACTAAAAAACAACATTTGTTTAAGTGGCCTGTGATGGTTACCTGAAACTGGCTCAACCATCTAAAAAGAGGTCCATGAGGATCGTTGTCTATGGCCCTAGCAGTCGGGACCACAGCCAAAAAACGGGCCTGCATCGCTGTTTGCCACCCAGATTCTGCCTCTAAGGGACCTATGGCAGCACCGGCCAGAGGTAATCCCAACAAGTAAGACACATCCTGTAAAGTAGGCGCCATCTCTCCCCACGGAAAGTGAAACGTATGTGTCTCTGGCCTCCATCTATCTACTAAGCAGGTAAGGAGTGACTTGTCATAAGAGAAACgtttcacttgcctcttgtgtaACTGCACTGGTTCACCTGCCTCATCTAAGTCCGGACCATCAATCCACTCATCTAATGTACCCTCAACCAGCCGTGCCAAGGGTAGAAGTCTAGCCCAACTTAACCTACAAAATAACAAGATTCTTAGCGGCTATGAAAAGTATGTCAAACATAGTAAGTCATTATATGGACTCCATTATATGCACACATACCTATCAACCCATGAATCGTGTATCAGCCAGTTAGTCTTTGGGGTACGAGTGACCAACACGTCTAAGTTGTTGCCCGCTTCCAATAGGGCGCCCCGGTGCTttctatcgatgttaccattaagcaacGGATACAAAGACATATCTGCAATTCAAACAACAAATCTCAGGTGCAAATacaaacatagtcctgacatattacaaattaaaacatagtcctgacatattacaaattaaaacatagtcctgacatattacaaataCAAACATAGTgctgacatattacaaattaaaacatagtcctaacatattacaaattaaaacatagtcctgacatattacaaattaaaacatagtcctgacatattacaaattaaaacatagtcttGTGAGTTATTTCTTCCTCGTTCGCCCTACGACACATTATATAGCTTGTGAGTTATTTcttcctcgtccgccccttcggccTCGACTGCCACGACCACGTCCGCCTCTTGCTCTTGTTGTCGCAGCCGTCGATGTGGAAGCACTCGTCGATGCGGAAGCACCATCTTTGTTCAGGTTGGGACAATATTTCATCCTATGCCCATAAGCCGTGCATAACAAACATTGCCTGGTTGCTCCACCAGCTTTAGACTGGTCCATATCGTTCCGGATGCGACGGGCCTTTCGTCTGCCCCTACTTGTTCGCCGAAGGTCTGGATGCGGGATGTATACTCTCTCACCGTCGTTTACCTTGTTAAAATTGCCGACGACTCTAAACCCTGTCATCTCGCCTGTCCAGGTGTTGAGCACTGCCTCTTTTAAAAAGTATGGGGACACGAaggagatagcatccaattcaatctggccacaggcagccaacagagcaaggtaggtgcaacaacttcggtttgttgcatgtacactcacacgttggataaaattccgttccaatttttacctcgtgtgtcttcaccttatttccagaaccaaaaccatcggtaggaagctgaacctcatacctcctttcttgattccctatgagtctgacagtgtgcttctttgctttctctatcttctttgccatgtattccatgacacggctacaataaggtgtgttctgattatcttcaatatgcttctttgctaactcgtgcctttctctgaaatatctcaaagtgccgtggaatacagcctccacaatagctgtgagtggcaatgctctattccctctcaacacaaagttatacacctctgcaagattggttgtcatgtggccatacctagctccatgtgtgtcatgcagCAAAGACCAATTCACTGGAGGCTCTTTCTCTATCCACTCAGAAAAATTCTTTATTGCCCTTCCCTTCTTTCTCTTAGTATTAGGAGGGTCAATTGCTGGCAAGTCACAAAGACCTATTGGCTCCTCTAGCTCCGCGATGAGTGCTGCTAATTTAACTTGATCTTCTTCCATTTTCTTCCTCGCACGGACCTGCTTCTTAGTAAACTCATCTAGTTTTGACCAAATAAATTCGTATTTGCGTTGTTGGCTCTGCTTGTATAATTTTTTGAACAAGTTCATCAACCGCTTGTTCTTGAACTGTGAGAAAAAATTAGCcccaagatggcgcatgcaccaccggCTCTGCAAGTCCCTCCAAGGTGTTGGTTCGTCATCTGTTGGATTACGAAGTGTCTTCACGGCCTTCAGTATACCAGCATGTCTGTCATGAATGACACACACGTTTGATCGGTCCTTCACGATGGCAATTTTCACTTGGCGGAAGAACCATACCCAGCTGAGaaagttctcaccctccacaaatgcCATGGCAAGTGGGATGATTTGATTGTTCCCGTCCACACCAATAGCAGTCAGAATTTGCCCTCTATACTGACCGGTCAGGAATGTACCATCCACAAACATAACAGGAGGACAATGCCAGAAAGCTACGATGCACATACCAAAAGAGAAGAACActcgtttcaacaccttgaaatctggtatactcagcaacctcatgtgttgtacattcacataagtgccgggattcctctccttcagtatgcccaggagacggacaacattatcatatgagtcgaagaacgtcccaaaccattcctccatagccttctgcttagccctccaagccttcccataaggaatgacataattccatctgaccttcactgctgtctggatgtgttttgcttccatatctttcttctctactatctcAGTATACATGAGTTGCGCAATGAGACTTGAAGTCAGGTTCGGATGCTTCACCAACAGGTTCTTCCTCACACAATTATGTGGGACGACAATGGTGACAACCCAGTGGATGTCATACTTCGGCACATGCCCGTGCACCTTCCCAGGACAACTTGTTTCAATACATTTCACGGTATAGTTTGTTGGACTTGATATGTGTGTCCGGAAAACCCTCTGCGTAGACATAGCCCACTTTATCACCGCAtacttcaattttttctttgtatcaaacatagcccctatctgtacttggttcagattatactgccatggagtctcatggccatcgtTGACCGTAAGGCCAGTGGATATGTCCTGCTCCCATGCAGAAGGAATCGGTACCTCCACTTCATCCTCAGAATTTTCAGAATCCAGTTCCTCCACCAATCCATCCTCGTCCTCTTGCTCCATCACCCTCTGCAtttcatccccttcctcatccccgtCAGCAAAACCAGAACCAGCTAATATTATCGACTGGCTACTCTGCCCAGTATCAGGACCACAAACATTGTGTGGCACGTACTCCGACTCTTTCTCGGGTTGGCTAGCATACACATCTTGTGGCTGTGACCCGGATAAAACAATCTCGGTCACCACTTCACTGCCCTGACCGGTTTCATACCCCCTGTGGAGTTGTACGGCATTCTCCTCCTTCGGCACAGGTTGCACAAGTACATATGGGTGGATTCTTCGGTCTCGGCAGCGTCTTAACAGGGACAACCAATGTTGGCTCCTATCTACcggcatcaactcccacttgacatttttacaAGATTTGGTCCACAATGCGTGAATACTGACGGAACATACTTCAGGATCAAGCCCGAAACTAGTTGTCAGTCAGTACTTCAATTGTCTAATGTCCAGTCTGTCCGGGTCTGCTAGTGTCATGACGCCATTTTTAAACTCGCTAAGATCAACTcccaactcattatatcgaacGTTACCAGCGCCGTAGTAAACAGTCAAATTTACTGATTCAGACATTTTCACCTGTCAGACATTGTCATCTTCTCATTAATCACAACGAACACTAATATTACCCGCTACACTGACTACGCGCTAAAATGCCACCACAAACATATTAACACTAACTAATAAACTATACAATTTAGAGAAAATTTGTGACGCCATGGTTATACCTTCGAAACGTGCGTCTCTTCCGGTCACCGGCACCGGCCACCGGACAACGGCAGCGCCGCCCACTCGACGGCCGGAGGTTCAACTCCGGTCACCCCCcaagctgctcctcctcctcaccacctcctcctccacagctgctgctcctcctcaccaccacctccttcccaACCGGACCTCCTCCACCCAACCATGGCTCCTCCCCCAAGCGCACAAAAAACTATCCCATAACAAAAAAAAAAACACCATAGGCCGGTGGAGAATGCTATGATCTATCTATTCTGTGCGTTGGTTGTCTAAATGAGTGCAAATTGGAGGAGATCAGGGAGGAGACCGGAGCTCTACAGAGAAGAACGAGAGGAACGAGAGAACGAAGAGGCGAGCAGGAAGAGGAAGGCAACGACGGGATTGGCCTTATCCAGACCTTTTCGGTCTAGGCCTGGCCGAAAAGCTTTTCGGCTGCGGGCTGGCCGAAAACGGCCCACTTCGGTCTAGGCCTGGCTGAAGCTACTATTTTCGGCCCAGCCCCAACCGACGAGACCTCTTCGGCCCAACAGAGGTTCATTTCGGCCTGCAGCTGGACGAAAAGTCCTTTTCGGCCTAGTTCTGGCCGAAAACTACCACTTTGGCCACCACGAGACCGACAGGGTCATATTTCTGGTATATTCGCAATGGGTACTATAGTTTCCGAAAATGCTATAAAAAAggtgatagttttgaaaaaaaatcgctCTGTTGCCATACAGTCGCGTAGAgatgcatgcacgcatgcatggaTCACTCTAGAACTTGTGTGTGGACTGTCACCGGGTACTCCATGCGAGCGCGATGCATGTGGCGTGCAGTGAGTGCACGCCGGCAATCGAAACGAGAGGGCTGCTAGTGACGGAGGTACATGAGGATGCAGTGGTCATGTCCGATGCTTACTGCTAATGATGGAAGAAGCTACGAGCCATGCTTAACCACAGAAGCATCCATCCCGTGGTCTAGTTTGGTCTGAAAGAGTGGCCGCCACGGAATGGGCAAGTATAATAGAGGATTGGAAGGTGTGTGGAGACACATGTTCACAATACGGCAAATAGTAATGCATAATGCTAACAGCGATCGCAGGGAAGAAGAATCCGAGGAAGCCATCGGTTTCGGTTCGCTGAATTATTCGTGCatggtctcctcctcctcctcgacggaATCTAGGTTTGTCGCTACATTCTACGTTAGCAGCACTACAccctccatctcataatataagaacgtttttgacactatactagtcGTGCTATGTAGTGATGAACAAAATCACACTTGTACAACAATACCCCAATCCAATAATACAGAGATGTATTGGAATTAGGATAGACCTTTGCCGAAGCTACTACTAATTATTGGCAAAAAAAATAAAGCTACTACTAATTGCTATTGGCACCATCATGCAGCAGCAGGAGGGGGACCGGTAGGAGTAGTTGTTACATACTGATCGATTTCTCTAGAACTTGATGCTGAACTGGCTGCTGACCGGCTCCAGCACAGCCTCATAATCCCTTCCCGACAAGGGTGAGTCAGCACGACATGGATGTCATGTGGCGTGCAGCAGAAACGTACGAGAGGCTATTCATGAGCTGTTTGCCAGATTGAAGATCGTGGCCATCCCTTCAATTGTTTGGCGTTGGtttggtgatgcagcaaagcaggctTTCGTTTTATGAAAGAGGCCGTGTAGGCAACAGAAAGAGTAAACTAGGACCAGAGACGCCTAAGGCCCTCTCCGATGCGGAACCCCAAACCACCAGCAAGCGTCTAGAACAAGCTGTTCAGATGCATTCTGCCATTCAACATGGTAACCCGTCGGTCCATGGAGGCAAACTGAGGGGGAGGGGGTTTACGGGAGTCCAGACCGCGGCCACGTAGGATTCCTATAGCCTCCATCCACTCAAATCCCCCTCCAATCCACTTTTATATCAATCCGCCTCTACATCTTCTTATTTTGCATCCGCACCCTTCAGTTTCAAAGTATTGCTTCTTCTTGCTCTACATATTGGTTAATTCATTTGATGAATTAATTTTGCTCTACATGTTATATAGCCTGCACGCCCTAACGTGCTGTAGTATAGGACCGAGAGCAGATCATTCACGCGCATAGattctttttttaacacagtacagaca
Above is a window of Triticum aestivum cultivar Chinese Spring chromosome 6B, IWGSC CS RefSeq v2.1, whole genome shotgun sequence DNA encoding:
- the LOC123133199 gene encoding serine/threonine-protein phosphatase 7 long form homolog, with translation MFTENHVTTVDARLIGIAREIADARCPADILQRSFGSAVLAATYRGLCKACLLKSRKSGVVGCPLLLQLWSYERFPIGRPYVYVDKPFGLEDLVGAYVPAIGDLPTMGSVWARRERQFAHSQVRGCYPSFTVQFDSLHEDQVIWEPYSAQAISSRYPVGISGLCTRDRHFWMTKAKLVFDVTVEEMSIHRVMRQFGLYQEPEIPDIPHLPDHVHKDSRLGGNKSMDYWLKSVTPYVDEWTTAATNIWGEVRAFNWEMFGLYLQRYRHTTRIYLVPSAAPDQIEAPLTSDMYPTSSVVGTRHHADDLTVQAREEVSALMRRYQRGETIPPREGVSWLRRLDDKLRGI